From Cecembia calidifontis, one genomic window encodes:
- a CDS encoding 5'-methylthioadenosine/adenosylhomocysteine nucleosidase: MKKILLLSFFLLVHLSTQAQKIAIMGALDQEIAILLENMKKPKKLHRGGIDFYTGKLQGQKVVVLKAGVGKVNASYSTAVLTQNFKLSALIFTGVAGGLHPESLPGDLVIGEKLMQHDFGKFDSLGFSVTPYRKLTGGHLTNLFVEADEKLLAKSIQAAEKVDFVPIAERQPKVFAGVIATGDMFVSSNEKALWLFKEFDALATEMEGAAVAHLCQTLNIPFIVIRSCSDNANNNARVNFNQFVEPASINSAKLVMAILEEIE, from the coding sequence ATGAAAAAAATCCTATTGCTATCTTTCTTCCTGCTTGTTCACCTAAGCACCCAAGCCCAAAAAATAGCCATTATGGGGGCTTTGGATCAGGAAATCGCTATCCTTTTGGAGAACATGAAAAAACCGAAAAAGCTACACCGGGGAGGAATTGATTTTTATACGGGTAAACTCCAAGGCCAAAAAGTAGTCGTTCTCAAAGCAGGGGTTGGTAAAGTCAATGCTTCCTACAGCACTGCAGTGCTCACCCAAAATTTCAAGCTCAGCGCCCTCATCTTCACCGGGGTGGCAGGAGGATTGCATCCAGAGTCCCTGCCCGGAGATTTGGTTATTGGTGAAAAACTTATGCAGCATGATTTCGGAAAGTTTGATTCTTTGGGCTTTTCTGTGACTCCCTACCGAAAACTCACAGGAGGACATTTGACAAATCTCTTTGTAGAGGCTGATGAAAAACTCTTGGCAAAAAGTATCCAAGCGGCCGAAAAAGTAGATTTTGTCCCTATTGCAGAAAGACAGCCCAAAGTTTTTGCAGGAGTAATCGCCACTGGTGACATGTTTGTCAGCAGCAATGAAAAAGCCCTGTGGTTATTCAAGGAATTTGATGCCCTCGCTACGGAAATGGAAGGAGCAGCAGTAGCCCATCTCTGCCAAACACTGAATATACCATTTATTGTTATTCGAAGCTGCAGTGACAATGCCAATAACAATGCCCGTGTCAATTTCAACCAATTTGTGGAGCCAGCATCGATCAATTCTGCCAAGCTGGTTATGGCAATTTTGGAGGAAATTGAGTAA
- a CDS encoding peroxiredoxin, translating to MSEQEIISMPRIGDQAPDFKAMTTTGPMQFSEYIKGSWTIFFSHPADFTPVCTTEMSGFALDQKFFDEHNTKLVGLSIDSIHAHIAWVNNVKKNTGVLFEFPIVADIDMRVSKLYGMLQPGESETAAVRAVFFIDPNGKIRLIMYYPLNVGRNMDEIKRVLIALQTADKHKVALPLNWTPGEKVIVPPPKTVAEMQEREASDYEMIDFYLAKKEL from the coding sequence ATGAGTGAACAAGAAATAATCTCCATGCCAAGAATTGGTGACCAGGCTCCCGATTTCAAAGCGATGACTACGACTGGTCCTATGCAGTTTTCTGAATATATAAAAGGCAGCTGGACCATCTTCTTCTCTCACCCTGCAGACTTTACCCCTGTATGTACTACAGAAATGAGTGGGTTTGCACTGGATCAGAAGTTTTTTGACGAGCACAACACCAAATTGGTGGGTTTAAGTATTGACTCCATTCATGCCCACATTGCTTGGGTCAATAATGTGAAGAAAAATACAGGTGTACTATTTGAGTTCCCGATCGTTGCGGACATTGACATGAGAGTTTCCAAGCTTTACGGGATGCTTCAGCCAGGTGAAAGCGAAACAGCAGCAGTAAGGGCAGTGTTTTTCATTGATCCAAATGGCAAAATCAGACTGATCATGTACTATCCTTTGAATGTGGGCAGAAACATGGATGAAATAAAAAGAGTTTTGATTGCATTACAAACAGCTGACAAACACAAAGTAGCCCTTCCATTGAACTGGACCCCCGGCGAAAAAGTAATCGTTCCTCCACCAAAAACTGTAGCCGAAATGCAGGAAAGAGAAGCAAGTGATTATGAGATGATTGACTTCTATTTGGCTAAAAAGGAATTATAA
- a CDS encoding Crp/Fnr family transcriptional regulator, with amino-acid sequence MKGTDRDIEKLISEKFPHFEEKLVKAIAEEGVLVNFPVDELIMDIGQKVEQIPLIVDGIVKVFREDEDDNEIFLYYLNAGEACAITMICSAREGYSKIKAIPMEDTRAVVLPISKLDEWMPKFQSWYFFVMDSYQDRFEELLKVVDAIAFRQMDDRLIEYLDKTAKASQSTIIKETQSQIALELNSSREVIGRLLKKLEQQGIVKVKRNQIELIK; translated from the coding sequence ATGAAGGGAACAGATAGGGATATCGAAAAATTGATCAGTGAAAAATTTCCTCATTTTGAGGAAAAACTGGTCAAAGCAATAGCTGAGGAGGGTGTTTTGGTCAATTTTCCTGTCGATGAGTTGATCATGGATATCGGCCAGAAAGTGGAACAAATACCCTTGATCGTAGATGGAATTGTCAAAGTTTTCCGTGAAGATGAAGATGACAATGAAATATTTTTGTACTATCTGAATGCCGGAGAGGCTTGTGCCATTACCATGATCTGTTCTGCCAGGGAAGGGTACTCCAAGATCAAAGCCATTCCTATGGAAGATACAAGAGCCGTGGTTTTGCCGATCAGTAAGCTGGATGAATGGATGCCCAAATTCCAGTCCTGGTACTTTTTTGTAATGGACAGCTATCAGGATAGGTTTGAGGAATTATTGAAAGTAGTGGATGCCATCGCTTTCCGTCAAATGGATGATCGTCTCATTGAGTACCTGGACAAAACTGCCAAGGCCAGTCAGTCCACAATTATCAAGGAAACACAAAGTCAAATTGCCCTTGAGTTAAACTCAAGCAGGGAGGTGATCGGCAGATTGCTGAAAAAGTTGGAACAACAGGGTATTGTCAAGGTGAAAAGAAATCAGATTGAGTTGATCAAATAA
- a CDS encoding cytochrome ubiquinol oxidase subunit I produces MNWDVETLSRIQFAFTIMFHYIFPPFSIGMGLLLVIFESLYLITRKAIYEKITRFWIKIFAANFAVGVASGIVMEFEFGTNWATYSRFVGDIFGSPLAAEGIFAFFLESGFLAILLFGWNRVKPGMHLFATIMVALGSILSGFWIVVANSWQQTPVAFEIVEDFGIRRAVITDFWEMVFNPSAMVRFSHVIVGAFIQGAFLVMSVGAYYILKKKHLEFAKISFSIALMVAAMGSLAQPLIGHTHAQVVEKYQPAKLAAFEGLYETQKNAPLYIIGWTDPVTQETTGLAIPGMLSYLVHGTFEGEVKGLKEFPKEDWPPVKGVFQSYHLMVALGMFFIALTLFSLFMLWRGKLFEMTWLLKLYLPAVALPVIANQLGWISAERGRQPWIVQGLLRTSEGISKSITSEEVMISLVLFMIVYTLLFFVWLYVLDREIKHGPDHLQVIEAGFKKRSEKMDVIKTN; encoded by the coding sequence ATGAATTGGGATGTAGAAACCCTCTCGCGGATACAATTCGCTTTCACGATCATGTTCCATTATATTTTCCCGCCTTTTAGCATAGGCATGGGATTGCTCTTGGTCATTTTCGAATCCTTGTACCTGATTACCCGTAAGGCAATTTATGAGAAAATTACCCGGTTCTGGATCAAAATATTTGCGGCCAACTTTGCTGTAGGAGTTGCATCCGGAATTGTCATGGAATTTGAATTTGGAACCAACTGGGCCACCTATTCAAGATTTGTAGGGGATATTTTCGGGTCTCCTTTGGCAGCTGAGGGGATTTTTGCCTTCTTCCTGGAATCAGGTTTTTTGGCCATCCTGCTCTTTGGATGGAACCGCGTCAAACCTGGCATGCACCTTTTCGCTACCATTATGGTCGCACTGGGTTCTATCCTGTCAGGTTTTTGGATTGTAGTAGCCAATAGTTGGCAGCAAACACCCGTTGCTTTCGAAATTGTGGAAGACTTCGGAATCAGAAGGGCTGTCATTACAGATTTTTGGGAGATGGTATTCAACCCATCTGCCATGGTAAGGTTCAGTCATGTAATTGTAGGCGCATTTATTCAGGGCGCATTTTTGGTGATGAGTGTGGGAGCTTATTACATTTTGAAAAAGAAACACCTTGAATTTGCCAAAATATCCTTTTCCATAGCGCTTATGGTGGCTGCGATGGGCTCTTTGGCGCAACCACTGATAGGACATACCCATGCCCAGGTGGTTGAAAAATACCAACCGGCTAAATTGGCTGCTTTTGAAGGCCTTTACGAAACCCAAAAAAATGCCCCTCTTTACATAATTGGCTGGACCGATCCTGTCACTCAGGAGACTACCGGTTTAGCTATCCCTGGGATGTTAAGCTACCTTGTACACGGAACCTTTGAAGGAGAAGTTAAAGGTTTAAAGGAGTTCCCAAAAGAAGATTGGCCCCCTGTAAAAGGAGTGTTTCAAAGTTACCATCTGATGGTGGCATTGGGGATGTTTTTTATTGCCCTGACGCTTTTCAGTCTTTTTATGCTATGGAGGGGGAAATTATTTGAGATGACCTGGCTTTTGAAGCTCTATTTACCCGCAGTAGCTCTTCCTGTGATAGCCAATCAGCTTGGATGGATATCTGCAGAAAGAGGCAGGCAGCCTTGGATAGTTCAGGGGCTGTTGCGTACCAGTGAAGGGATATCGAAATCCATCACCTCAGAAGAAGTAATGATATCACTGGTCCTGTTCATGATCGTCTATACCCTCTTGTTCTTTGTCTGGCTTTATGTCTTGGACAGGGAAATCAAGCATGGCCCAGATCATTTGCAGGTTATTGAGGCCGGATTCAAAAAAAGATCGGAAAAAATGGATGTCATCAAAACGAATTAA
- the cydB gene encoding cytochrome d ubiquinol oxidase subunit II has protein sequence MDYNIIWYILVGVLLIGYAILDGFDLGVGILHLFSKGDYNRRILMNSIGPVWDGNEVWLITAGGALFAAFPNVYATAFSSFYLPFMLLLIALIFRAVSIEFRSKEKSTRWRSFWDKGFSIGSILAALLFGLAIGNVVMGFAIGDDMEYQGNVFDLLNPYALTAGIFALSMFALHGAIYLNMKTEGELQLQVQKWIKVAYWIFVPLFVVFSLLTLYLKPEMIANFSFGMIDLPGNKHALIEKHEVLISIFAWTVVALNILAIANIPRTLHKGSYGWTFISSASMIAAVVMLFALGIFPNMMISNLDPGFNLDIYNASSSPYTLRTMAILAAFGLPFVTSYTIIIYWTYRGKVKLDEMSY, from the coding sequence ATGGACTATAATATTATCTGGTATATTCTTGTAGGGGTTTTATTAATTGGCTACGCAATTTTGGATGGATTTGACTTAGGCGTAGGAATTTTACACCTTTTCTCAAAAGGTGATTACAATAGAAGAATTTTAATGAATTCTATAGGGCCCGTTTGGGATGGCAATGAAGTTTGGTTGATCACGGCCGGAGGTGCTCTTTTTGCAGCTTTTCCTAATGTTTATGCCACTGCTTTTTCCAGCTTTTACTTGCCCTTTATGCTTTTATTGATTGCCTTGATTTTCAGGGCAGTATCGATAGAATTCCGGAGCAAGGAAAAAAGTACCAGGTGGAGAAGTTTTTGGGACAAGGGTTTTTCAATAGGATCCATTCTTGCAGCTTTGTTATTTGGGTTGGCCATAGGAAATGTGGTCATGGGTTTTGCCATTGGAGATGACATGGAATACCAGGGAAATGTCTTTGATCTGCTGAACCCTTATGCGCTTACCGCGGGAATTTTTGCTTTAAGCATGTTTGCACTTCACGGAGCCATCTATCTGAATATGAAAACCGAGGGAGAGCTTCAATTGCAGGTCCAAAAATGGATCAAAGTGGCATACTGGATATTTGTGCCGCTTTTCGTTGTCTTTTCATTGTTGACATTATACCTCAAACCGGAAATGATCGCAAATTTTTCCTTTGGAATGATTGATTTGCCTGGTAATAAACACGCATTGATAGAAAAACATGAAGTCCTGATTTCCATCTTTGCCTGGACTGTGGTAGCCCTGAACATCTTAGCTATTGCCAACATTCCCAGGACCCTTCACAAGGGTAGTTATGGCTGGACATTTATTTCTTCTGCAAGTATGATTGCCGCTGTGGTCATGTTGTTTGCTTTGGGAATTTTCCCCAACATGATGATTTCCAACCTTGATCCGGGGTTTAACCTGGACATCTACAATGCTTCCTCTTCTCCATACACCTTAAGGACAATGGCAATTTTGGCGGCATTTGGATTGCCGTTTGTAACTTCTTACACCATTATCATTTATTGGACTTACAGAGGAAAAGTGAAATTAGATGAAATGAGCTACTGA
- a CDS encoding DoxX family membrane protein — protein sequence MSQTIKLSTAQTSALVLMRLFVGWHFLYEGVIKLYSPYWTAKGYLLSATYMKSFFQWLAGESMISIVDTMNIAALLLVGVALVIGFKTKLASIIGIGLLLLYYFAHPPFPGYPQGITEGSYWIVNKNLIEAAALMVIFLFPTSTHFGLERLFVKKQVQTSTP from the coding sequence ATGTCCCAGACCATAAAACTTTCCACCGCCCAGACTAGCGCATTGGTATTGATGCGCTTGTTTGTAGGCTGGCACTTTCTCTATGAAGGTGTAATCAAACTTTACAGCCCTTATTGGACTGCCAAGGGGTATCTACTGAGCGCCACTTACATGAAATCTTTCTTTCAGTGGCTTGCCGGCGAATCCATGATTTCAATTGTGGACACCATGAATATTGCAGCACTTCTCCTGGTAGGAGTAGCATTGGTGATTGGTTTCAAAACCAAACTGGCCAGCATCATAGGCATAGGCTTATTGCTGTTATACTATTTCGCCCATCCTCCCTTTCCGGGATATCCCCAGGGCATCACTGAAGGCAGCTATTGGATCGTCAACAAAAACCTGATTGAGGCTGCTGCTTTGATGGTGATTTTTCTTTTCCCTACTTCCACCCATTTTGGTCTGGAAAGGCTATTTGTAAAAAAACAGGTACAAACTTCCACTCCTTAA
- a CDS encoding Gfo/Idh/MocA family protein: protein MSNDKKLFKGFSRRDLLKSLAGVPILGAVWYAGLSNTEKAKLEREFLLEKLNIKATPPPDSGPMSGEPLRVGLIGFGIRGEQLMRSLGFATQEWLEDMAKSSAENPNDKRLEDFKAQENLNVKLTAICDIFDVRAEKALRSFNSNGNTCKRYKSHLDLINSGEVDAVIISTPDHWHAPMAKVAVEAGVHVYLEKPMTHTIQETYELRDAVRKNPGVVFAVGHQHRQTQSFLTAMDAIAKNTLGHISLIMTTTNRNDDNGAWQYEIHPDASTSTIDWNEFLGTAPQIPFNAEHFFRWRKWWAYGSGLSGDLLTHDYDRINCILKMGIPKYVSASGGIYTHRDGRNVPDVMHINMEFPDFTSGGSQEAGKEKGMTLVYSATLGNQFDRGTLLMGHDASMELGNTLTIYADPRSTKYRELIKEGRIDPKVPIYQYDPSANGVDAVTSATAKYFADKGLLWTYRDGKRVDSTFLHIREWLSCIRNGGDPSCGIQEGFEEAITAHMGGLSYKIGRKIEWDEEREAIIALPGEDLDAILLNNEVV from the coding sequence ATGTCAAACGATAAAAAATTATTCAAAGGATTTTCGAGAAGGGATTTGCTCAAAAGCCTTGCAGGAGTTCCGATTTTAGGGGCTGTTTGGTATGCCGGCCTTAGCAATACCGAAAAAGCTAAACTGGAAAGGGAGTTTTTGCTTGAAAAACTCAATATCAAAGCCACCCCTCCACCTGATTCGGGTCCGATGAGCGGTGAGCCCTTGCGTGTAGGGCTTATTGGCTTCGGCATCAGGGGAGAACAATTGATGCGCTCATTGGGCTTTGCCACCCAGGAGTGGTTGGAAGATATGGCCAAGTCTTCAGCCGAAAACCCCAATGACAAAAGGTTGGAGGATTTCAAAGCCCAGGAAAACCTCAATGTAAAGCTCACGGCCATTTGCGACATCTTTGATGTCAGGGCGGAAAAAGCACTTCGCTCATTTAACAGCAACGGCAATACCTGCAAAAGGTACAAGAGCCATCTGGACTTAATCAACAGCGGTGAAGTGGACGCTGTCATCATTTCGACTCCGGATCACTGGCATGCCCCCATGGCCAAAGTAGCGGTAGAAGCAGGAGTCCATGTTTATTTGGAAAAACCGATGACCCATACTATACAGGAAACTTACGAATTGAGAGATGCCGTGAGAAAAAATCCGGGAGTGGTTTTCGCTGTTGGGCATCAGCACAGGCAGACCCAGAGTTTCCTTACTGCCATGGATGCCATAGCCAAAAATACCTTAGGACATATTTCCCTGATTATGACCACAACTAACAGGAATGATGACAATGGCGCTTGGCAATATGAAATACATCCCGATGCTTCCACATCTACCATAGACTGGAATGAATTTTTGGGCACTGCACCACAAATTCCTTTCAACGCTGAGCATTTCTTCCGATGGAGAAAATGGTGGGCTTATGGCTCAGGTTTATCGGGAGATCTGTTGACCCATGATTATGACAGAATCAACTGCATTTTGAAAATGGGTATTCCAAAATATGTATCCGCCTCTGGGGGAATCTATACCCATAGAGATGGCAGGAATGTACCGGATGTCATGCACATCAATATGGAATTCCCGGACTTTACTTCCGGCGGCAGTCAGGAAGCAGGAAAGGAAAAAGGCATGACACTGGTGTACAGTGCTACCTTGGGAAATCAGTTTGACAGAGGCACCCTACTGATGGGGCATGACGCCTCCATGGAACTGGGTAATACGCTGACAATTTATGCAGATCCCCGATCAACCAAATACAGGGAACTGATCAAGGAAGGTAGGATTGATCCAAAGGTTCCAATCTACCAGTATGATCCAAGTGCCAACGGAGTGGATGCGGTAACCTCTGCCACTGCCAAATACTTTGCAGACAAAGGGCTGCTCTGGACTTACAGGGATGGAAAAAGGGTGGACTCCACCTTCCTGCACATCAGGGAATGGCTGAGTTGTATCCGAAATGGAGGAGATCCAAGCTGTGGCATTCAGGAAGGTTTTGAAGAGGCCATCACAGCACATATGGGAGGCTTGTCCTATAAAATTGGAAGAAAAATTGAGTGGGATGAAGAAAGAGAAGCAATCATTGCCCTTCCGGGAGAAGATCTGGATGCCATATTACTCAACAACGAAGTTGTTTAA
- a CDS encoding TonB-dependent receptor: MRFIFTSCLLLLLVSFQVQAQKNTLRGVIVDEKQQPVVGASVYLQGTVRGVQTDASGNFILRDFPKGNYILRVSMIGFKDASITFSIEERETKEMNLVMEEDLLLLDAFEFSVSRGIMGQEKMPEVDNFRINAARKNEVIRVGEINANLAMNNSRQIFGRTPGISIWENDGSGIQLGVASRGLSPNRSWEFNVRMNGYDVTPDPMGYPEAYFTPPMEVVEQIEIVRGASSLQYGPQFGGLMNFVMRKPDKSTRFTFETLNTVGNNGLFSTFNYLGGTEGKWNYTAYYQKRIGNGWRENGYFNTDHAHVEVNYAANNRLKLGLEMTYMTMESQQPGGLTDEQFAQDARQSTRGRNWFSTPWFVPALTAEYIVSENTKLSWKAYGTFAERSSVGFMRPINQEDDLGSRQLDRDFYTTYGSELRMITDYQLFGKKQTLASGLRYFNGVIDRKQNGQGDAGTRMNFDLIEGGVYNRDLDFTNINYAAFAENIFRFSDKFLATAGVRLESIFSNMEGRFNIVNGQEVLLSPQSRTRNFLLFGVGSEYKLTKSTEFYTNFSQAYRPVLISDLTPPATTDIIDENLQDSRGYNFDFGYRGSLGSYLKFDASYFYLKYADRIGTIAQLNPNGSINQFRTNLGNSVSQGFEGYVEFDPITAFMKSSRFGYVHLFASLALVDARYGDFMTTTVVDGEIRQGNLKGNRVENAPRKINRYGVTYQLKNFSVTWQLSDIGEAFADASNTVAPNAAATVGLIPAYQVQDLSGSAIFAKRYIFKAGINNLTDQMYFTRRAGGYPGPGIMPADGRTFYLTFGLKL, translated from the coding sequence ATGAGGTTCATCTTTACATCTTGTCTTCTTTTACTGTTGGTAAGTTTCCAGGTACAGGCTCAGAAGAATACTTTGAGGGGGGTTATTGTGGATGAAAAACAACAGCCTGTAGTAGGTGCTTCTGTTTATTTACAAGGTACAGTGAGGGGAGTTCAGACGGATGCTTCGGGTAATTTTATACTAAGGGATTTTCCAAAGGGAAATTATATTTTGCGTGTAAGTATGATAGGGTTCAAAGATGCTTCTATTACTTTTTCCATAGAGGAAAGAGAAACCAAGGAGATGAATTTGGTGATGGAGGAGGATTTGTTATTGTTGGATGCCTTTGAATTTTCTGTGAGCAGGGGGATTATGGGTCAGGAAAAAATGCCAGAGGTGGATAATTTCCGAATCAATGCCGCCCGAAAGAACGAGGTGATAAGGGTAGGTGAAATTAATGCCAACCTTGCCATGAATAATAGCAGGCAGATTTTTGGACGTACACCAGGAATTTCTATCTGGGAAAATGACGGTTCAGGTATCCAGTTGGGCGTTGCTTCCAGAGGATTGAGCCCTAACCGGTCCTGGGAATTCAATGTTAGAATGAACGGCTATGATGTTACTCCAGATCCAATGGGTTATCCTGAAGCTTACTTTACCCCTCCAATGGAAGTAGTCGAGCAGATTGAAATTGTAAGAGGTGCTTCCTCGCTTCAATATGGTCCTCAGTTTGGCGGTTTGATGAATTTTGTCATGAGAAAGCCGGATAAATCCACCAGATTTACTTTCGAAACTTTGAATACGGTAGGTAATAATGGGCTTTTTAGTACTTTCAACTATTTAGGGGGTACTGAAGGTAAGTGGAACTATACCGCATACTATCAGAAAAGGATTGGTAATGGCTGGAGAGAAAATGGTTATTTCAATACTGACCACGCTCACGTGGAAGTCAATTATGCAGCCAATAATAGACTGAAATTAGGTTTGGAAATGACTTACATGACCATGGAAAGCCAACAGCCCGGAGGACTCACAGATGAGCAGTTTGCACAGGACGCAAGACAAAGCACCAGAGGAAGAAACTGGTTCAGTACGCCTTGGTTTGTCCCGGCACTTACAGCGGAGTATATTGTTTCAGAAAACACCAAATTGAGCTGGAAGGCTTATGGGACATTTGCTGAAAGAAGTTCAGTAGGATTTATGAGACCGATCAATCAGGAAGACGATCTGGGCAGCCGTCAATTGGACAGGGATTTTTATACCACCTATGGTTCTGAATTGAGAATGATTACCGATTACCAGCTTTTTGGTAAAAAACAGACTTTGGCATCAGGTTTACGCTATTTCAATGGAGTAATTGACCGTAAACAAAACGGACAAGGAGATGCAGGTACAAGAATGAATTTTGATTTGATAGAAGGGGGTGTGTACAATAGGGACCTGGATTTCACCAATATCAATTATGCAGCCTTTGCTGAAAATATTTTCAGGTTTTCGGATAAGTTTTTAGCCACTGCCGGTGTCCGTTTAGAAAGCATTTTTTCCAATATGGAGGGCAGATTCAATATCGTCAATGGACAGGAAGTATTGCTCAGTCCACAGTCGAGAACCAGAAATTTTCTACTCTTTGGTGTAGGGTCTGAATATAAGCTTACAAAAAGCACAGAATTCTATACCAATTTCTCACAAGCGTACAGGCCGGTATTGATTTCCGATCTTACCCCACCTGCGACTACCGATATCATTGATGAAAATCTGCAGGACTCCAGGGGGTACAATTTTGATTTTGGATACAGAGGAAGTTTAGGCAGTTACCTGAAATTTGATGCCAGCTATTTCTACCTCAAATATGCAGACCGAATTGGTACCATTGCGCAATTGAATCCCAATGGATCCATCAATCAGTTCAGGACTAATTTGGGCAATTCGGTAAGCCAAGGCTTTGAAGGATATGTGGAATTTGATCCGATAACCGCTTTTATGAAAAGCTCCAGATTCGGATATGTCCACCTGTTTGCTTCTCTTGCTCTTGTTGATGCCCGCTATGGGGATTTTATGACTACGACGGTTGTAGATGGGGAAATCAGGCAGGGTAACCTCAAAGGAAATAGAGTGGAAAATGCCCCAAGAAAAATCAACCGCTATGGTGTAACTTATCAGTTGAAAAACTTCTCGGTCACCTGGCAGTTGAGCGATATTGGAGAAGCTTTTGCGGATGCCTCCAATACCGTGGCGCCCAATGCCGCCGCCACTGTTGGTCTCATCCCGGCTTATCAGGTGCAGGACCTCTCAGGAAGTGCCATTTTTGCAAAAAGGTATATTTTCAAAGCAGGTATCAACAACCTGACGGATCAAATGTACTTTACCAGAAGGGCAGGAGGTTATCCAGGACCTGGCATCATGCCAGCTGATGGCAGGACTTTTTACCTAACATTTGGTTTGAAACTCTGA
- a CDS encoding DUF6671 family protein translates to MQSIFHGRQLIITTKHEKHHAIAPVLERLLGVSCVLSSEFDTDSLGTFSGEIERKKDALATVREKCQVGMREANIDLGVATEGSFGPHPYFPFIAGHEEIILLIDQRHGLEILVRELTTETNFDGLQVSSEEDLLRFAERTGFPEHALILRPHKEAKAPIYKGIHTADTLLRHFKALKTAFGDVYVETDMRAMHNPMRMTFIEKLSDKLAQKALNNCPNCQTPGFSVTERIQGLPCAHCGRPTRSVLSHLMICAACSFQKEIPFPNEKQTEDPMYCDFCNP, encoded by the coding sequence ATGCAGTCAATCTTTCATGGTCGACAATTGATCATCACCACCAAACACGAAAAACACCATGCCATTGCACCTGTACTTGAAAGGTTATTGGGGGTGAGTTGTGTCCTCTCTTCTGAATTTGATACTGACAGCCTGGGTACATTCAGCGGGGAAATTGAAAGGAAAAAAGATGCTTTGGCTACCGTAAGAGAAAAATGCCAGGTAGGTATGAGGGAGGCAAATATCGACCTGGGAGTGGCTACGGAGGGTTCATTTGGCCCGCATCCTTACTTTCCCTTTATAGCTGGTCATGAGGAAATCATCCTGTTGATTGACCAAAGGCATGGGCTTGAAATCCTGGTCAGGGAATTGACGACCGAAACCAACTTCGATGGTTTACAAGTTTCTTCAGAAGAGGATTTGTTAAGATTTGCGGAAAGAACAGGTTTCCCGGAACATGCACTCATTCTTCGCCCCCATAAAGAGGCCAAAGCTCCGATATACAAAGGGATACATACTGCCGATACACTTTTGCGTCATTTCAAAGCATTGAAAACAGCATTTGGAGATGTTTATGTAGAAACGGATATGCGGGCTATGCATAATCCTATGAGGATGACATTCATTGAGAAGCTGAGTGATAAGTTGGCTCAAAAAGCGCTCAATAACTGTCCAAACTGTCAGACTCCTGGCTTTAGCGTGACAGAAAGAATACAAGGACTACCATGTGCCCACTGTGGAAGGCCCACACGGTCGGTATTAAGCCATCTGATGATTTGTGCTGCCTGTTCATTTCAAAAAGAAATTCCTTTTCCAAATGAAAAACAAACGGAGGATCCCATGTACTGTGATTTTTGTAATCCTTAA